A genome region from Skermanella rosea includes the following:
- a CDS encoding tripartite tricarboxylate transporter substrate binding protein → MESISRPAKAAAIACLSISAAAAATLTSGAALAWEPTKSVEFIVPAGTGGGADQMARMIQGIIQKNNLMKQPIVVINKSGGAGAEGFLDVSGSNRNPHKIIITLSNLFTTPLATGVPFSWKDMTPVAMLALDNFILWVNAESPYKSPKELIDAAKAGGANSFKMGGTGSKQEDQIITAAIEQATGATFTYIPYKGGGDVAAQLVGNHITASVNNPIEAVAQWRAGALRPLCVFDGQRVQLKEPIADGKSWNDVPTCKESGLDVEYTMLRGIFMSPGVTADQTKFYVDLFQKVRETPDWKDFMEKGAFNTSFKTGDEYKAWLTQAEATHRTLMEKAGFLAK, encoded by the coding sequence CTGGAAAGCATTTCCCGCCCGGCCAAGGCCGCCGCGATCGCCTGCCTGTCCATATCAGCCGCCGCCGCGGCCACCCTGACCTCCGGCGCGGCCCTCGCGTGGGAGCCGACCAAGTCGGTCGAGTTCATCGTCCCCGCCGGCACCGGAGGCGGCGCCGACCAGATGGCCCGGATGATCCAGGGCATCATCCAGAAAAACAACCTCATGAAGCAGCCGATCGTCGTGATCAACAAGTCGGGCGGCGCCGGCGCGGAGGGCTTCCTGGACGTTTCCGGATCGAACCGGAACCCGCACAAGATCATCATTACCCTGTCCAACCTGTTCACGACCCCGCTGGCCACCGGCGTGCCGTTCTCCTGGAAGGACATGACCCCGGTCGCCATGCTGGCGCTCGACAACTTCATCCTGTGGGTCAATGCCGAGAGCCCGTACAAGTCGCCCAAGGAGTTGATCGACGCGGCCAAGGCCGGCGGCGCCAACAGCTTCAAGATGGGCGGCACGGGGTCCAAGCAGGAGGACCAGATCATCACCGCCGCGATCGAGCAGGCGACCGGCGCCACCTTCACCTACATCCCCTACAAGGGCGGCGGCGACGTCGCGGCCCAGCTTGTCGGCAACCACATCACCGCGAGCGTCAACAACCCGATCGAGGCGGTCGCCCAGTGGCGCGCCGGGGCGCTGCGGCCGCTCTGCGTCTTCGACGGCCAGCGGGTCCAGCTGAAGGAACCGATCGCCGACGGCAAGTCCTGGAACGACGTGCCGACCTGCAAGGAAAGCGGGCTCGACGTCGAGTACACGATGCTGCGCGGCATCTTCATGTCGCCCGGCGTCACCGCCGACCAGACGAAGTTCTACGTCGACCTGTTCCAGAAGGTCCGCGAGACCCCGGACTGGAAGGACTTCATGGAGAAGGGCGCCTTCAACACGTCCTTCAAGACCGGCGACGAGTACAAGGCCTGGCTGACCCAGGCCGAGGCGACCCACCGCACCCTGATGGAGAAGGCCGGCTTCCTCGCGAAGTGA